The genomic stretch TGAACCAGTTTTTCTCAAAAATCTCAATTGCGCCTTTAGACTTTGAATTCTAGTATTGGATGTGGTGGTGAAGTGAGACTGGATGATGATCCATGCCTCATGAAAATTGAGCGCAGTGACTAACCTTATTTTCGAACAAATTGGAGATAGAGACAAGGAGCCAAGTAAGAAGTGCAAGATCcttcttctttccattttttgAAAGTCTGAGATTCAGTATTTGCTACTTTTTCGGTATCGGTGTTGAATCGTGAAGGCATTTTGTATCCATCGAGATGATCTTGCATCTCAAGAATCTCTATTGTGAGAAGAACTTGTTGAGACCAAGTAGAAAAATTATTCTGTTCTAATTTATCAACTAGGTACTAGTGAAGCTTAATTAAATTGTCAGCAAAAACTAACGTCGTTGTTGAAGAAACTaccaaaaaattttttgtgcAGGATATAAAGAATAGAAGGGAGAAGAGATAATGACAGCATAGACGAAAAAATggagaggaatttagactcttGATACCATGTTAGGGTTTGTGTCAAGAAACAtgaaaaaaacagaaaagagaaataaaattgtgaattacAAAAATGAATATATCCCTCTTTAATAACGTGTACtcaatcaatatatatatatatatatatatatatatatatatatatatatatatataacactttATACACACTTAATCAAACTATGACTAACTTACTAACAAGaggataattaaaaaattttatttaattttttaagatttgaataattttgtctttaaaaatttaatttttttggtataactttaattttttgtgtttaaatttttaatggtTAAAAATGActatttattctaattataattttttttatctaaattatTTAAGTGTGAGTGTTGAGAGATGTATTTATTATAAGGCAACTATTctaacaaaaatatcaaaaatatttttttttataatgatcttaatttaaaaagtgtgatttatttattttactatattttaattgatcatctaataataaaaaatatttttatataaaaacaattGTAAAAATACTCATacctaaaaatatatataaataagagtATCCTATCACTTGTTTATCTTGATCCTTTTAAGGAGTAATTTTGGTCACCAAATTTTCGAGTTACATCTTGCCATTTTGGTACTTCAAAGTTTAACCCCTTACCTTACCTCAACACGGTTTCTTTTCCGAACCGACGACTTGGAAGATTAAATAGAGAAGAAGGGTGTGAAGggcatagaataaaataatagcAACAAGGCACGGGATGGATTGTGTGAAGATGTTGAAGAACAAAGGATACGGCAAAGTAGAAGAAGAGAATCAGAGTCACTACGTCGAAGATCAGCACAAACATTATTCCAAATCCCTAATCGCTACTCTCTCCACCGTCGCACTCTTCTTTCTCACTCTCCTCTTCGTTCTCGCCTTAGTCCGCCATGAGCCCGCCGACTCAGCCACCGAGTCCATCCGAGTCGCCTGCAACGTAACTCGTTATCCCAACTCCTGCTTCACCAGCTTAACCTCCTTCCTCAGCAACACCACTACCACGAAAGCCATGGATCCACAAGCTATCTTGTCCCTTTCACTCCGAGTCTCCATCCACGAACTCTCTAATCTcgcctcctcctcctccctctCCGTTGACTGCAGGGAGCTCGTGGATGACGCCGTCTCCCGCCTCAACGACTCCCTCTCGAAGGTGGAAGCGGCACCAAAGGGGCTGACGGAGGCGGAGATGGCGGACGCGCGCACGTGGGTGAGCGCCGCCTTGACGGACCAGCAGACGTGCCTGGATGGACTGGAGGAGATTGGGTCCTCCAACGCTTCGGAGGTGAAGACCAAGATTGAGAGGTGCGGTGAGTACACCAGCAATACCTTGGCCATTCTTgccaattttaaaatattagctTGATGTTGATTTGATTCATATAGTTGTGTGCAATGTTAAACCAGTAAATGACAGATATGATTAATAATCACTGATCAGGTGAACCTAAAGAAAGTGAAAACTCATGAGTTCATAGTTAagaattattagataatttgacAGGATTAAATTATATCTAAGGCTTCTCATCTCACAACTCGTGAGTTTCTAcctaagtggaaaagaaaaaaaaaaagaacatgaATTAAAGTATATGTTGCTGATGGGTTAGGAATTTTGAGCAATGAATGCTGCTGTCTTGTGCCTAAATTTGTAACTGTATGAAAAGTTTATATTATGATAGCTGTGACAAATACAAATGGTTGTGGATCTACGTTATTATTATGTTATGTTTGTATATTCAGACTTCAGACCTTCGTATATATGTTTTGCAATATGCCAAATATAGTATCCTAAACCCCCGAATGGCCAAATCCAATATTTGAACATTGGATCAACTTTCTCGGGTAGTGATTAATATTGTCTTGTAATAGTTACCCagaatcagaggtggaatataTATCTAATATCTTTGCAGTTGCAGCTAAAGAGGATGTTCTCAATCTCCGCTCATTAAAATTAGTTTCCTTTGGGGAAGCCTTCTTTCTCTCAACAAGGGtggttatttttttattgttggtTAGCTGTGAATGTATATCAAGATTGGTGGCAGATTACGTTCTATTCGCCATGACTCGGTCTTCATTCTTCAATGGCCCCTTGAATTGGACACGCGCAAAGACATTTCTACTAGTCCTGACGTGtcaaatttaaaacaaaaaactgAATAAAGTATGTTTTTCCCcctaatatttttaaagtattttaaggatatatattttaaaaatagttatGTTAGGTAATCAATAACTTTTTTGAATAACAtgaacaattatcaatcaaattaaaACACACTACACTACTAAATTATTCATCttatatttagtattttcattgtctacctatactttttctttaaaaatataatatgcTTGTCAGACAGTAATATACTtcatagaagatagaaaaaaaaacaaagaaagtagataaacagaaaagtagaaaaaatgaaaaacagaacaTAAACAgagaaatacaaaaataaagcATAACACAAAGAATAtgcaataaaaaataatgagcACACAAGAATAATACAGGAGTCCTAATTGTAGGTAATGAGTTCACGTGTCATTCTGAagtttgatattttttaatatttttgatatatttaatatattaaaaacgtaaaaaaaattaatttttacactattttttgtaaaataattttttatgatatgtTTAACTTATGTTTTTACGACATAAGTTagtaagattttatttttaaatacaaattagTGTATATTATTTCCGAgacaatacataaaattatataaatttttttattaaaaaattaaaatatatatatagtaattgttattataaatattttataacttaaaaatattaaaaataattagtatttattttaattaatttatattagttGAATGGTCATCTTATTTGTTCGTTTAAGTAAATATTTGGAGTTCGAATAACGTTTTATATATGTAACAATCCATGTTAGCGATAGATATAACACCTTAAATAATGAACCCATTATGCCTAGGTCATAATAGGCTATTTACTAGAATATTACAgtaacctttaacctttaatTTAACATATCAATAATATTAACAATACATAACTAAGAGCTTGTgagtcaaatttttttataccaaaataaaattgataaaatagaATTAGCATGAATAGATGaatgaaaatatttaaataagaaTCTTGAATTCAATTAATATGAATTACACAATGTCACAATACAGAGTTAAATCTCAATTTGGCCCCTGAAATTTGACTTGATGCTCAGAATGACCCCCACAATTTTGTTGGTCCCAGTTAAAACTCCCAAATTTACAATTGTGGCTCCAGTTTGCCCCTGTGATCATCTCCGTCACCGGAATGCTGATCTAGCGCAATTGCATGACATGTTGGACACTACTTAAACGACGGCGCATTAGTTTCGCACGCAAAACCTTTGGAAACCACGTAGTGTAAGGGTTTTCTTGATGTTTGGCAACTTATGATCGTCATAATGGAAAGAAAGAGAGTTTTAACCCACAAAAAACTGAAACGGTGTGGTTTTCAAAGGGCTTCGGCGCAAAACCAATGCGCCGTCGTTTAAGTAGTGTCCACCGTGTCATGCAATTGCATCAAATTAGCATTTTGGTGACGGAGATGATGGCAGGGGCAAGTTGGAGCCACAATTGCAAATTTGGGGTTCTAATTGGGGCCAACGAAATTGTGAGGGTCATTCTGAGTATCGGGCTAAATTTCAGGGGTCAAATTGAGATTTAACTCCACAATACATAATGATTATCCGAAATCGAAACACGTACGTTAGTTGACGACAGTCCTAACTTCTTGAACTTTTTTCTCCGACTAATTCAAGGAGTTAAATCTCAATTTGACCCCTGAAATTTGGCCTGATGCTCAGAATGACCCCCACAGTTTTGTTGGCCCCAATTAAAACCCCCAAATTTACAATTGTGGCTCCAGCTTGCCCTTGTGATCATCTCCGTCACCGGAATGCTGATCTAGCGCAATTGCATGACATGTTGGACACTACTTAAACGACGGCGCATTAGTTTCGCACGCAAAACCTTTGGAAACCATGTAGTGTAAGGATTTTCTTGATGTTTGGCAACTTATGATCGTCATAGTGGAAAGAAAGAGAGTTTTAACCCACAAAAAACTGAAACGGTGTGGTTTTCAAAGGGTTTTGGTGCAAAATCAATGCGTCGTCGTTTAAGTAGTGTCTACTGTGTCATGCAATTGAATCAAATTAGCATTTTGGTGACGGAGATGATGGCAGGGGCAAGTTGGAGCCACAATTGCAAATTTGGGGGTTCTAATTGGGGCCAACGAAATTGTGAGGGTCATTTTGAGTATCGGGCTAAATTTCAAGGGTCAAATTGAGATTTAACTCCTAATTCAAGTCTCAATCAATTTCTCACTAATCCAAGTTTCAACCAACGCTATTCAATCTAATTTCATTCAATTCACACAATGTTCATGCTAAAGTTTCGCATAAATTGtgaaaaaatagaaggaaagaGCTCCCTTACCTCAGTCCACATGAACATAGGTTAAAATTTTGCTAGAATATGAGCTTAACCTTTTCTTAAAGTATCAAAATCACAAACTCAATACCTCACAACCCCAAAACGTGAAAACAgtgagaaatagaaaaatagagGGAAGTTCTCACAATTACTCACCGCAAAAGTGGTATAGAAACATAGAGGAAAATGAGAGCAATGCGTAGCCGCAAACAGATCATCAATCAAAGCTCCAGTTTGTGAAAAAAGTGGATTTGAAGGTGAATGTAAATAGTATTTTAAGGTCCTTCTTCTCTTCCTCTCCTCACTCTTGAATTCTCTATCTCTCTTGTGGGAAAAATGGAATGAAGTCACATTTTTGACTCCTTAAATAAGgggtatttttatcttttcgtCCATTGACTCTATTTAGGGccaaaattttaaagatatatGTTCCTACTtgtattctaaatatttttttggtcatttttatatttttatttctctcaTACACAGTACCGAATATACCTAAACGTGTATAGTTAATTATAATGTCGGTACACgttttttcataaataattgTATTTTCACGCTCTAAATAAATTTTCGAGTTCAAATTTtttctctaaatttttaaattataaaatttaaatttttaacccAGACTATACGTTTTTAAACACTCAATCTTTTctcaattttaattataaaattggctAGTAAATTTCTCGGATCTTACAGCAAACTCTTAATAAATAGAGCATCAATACGTGGTGGATTAGTCTTCGGCCTACCGAGTTAGAAAATtcgtaaaaaaaaattgtatttgtcTTTGAAATAGAACAATTTCTCATTAACAGCAATACTCATGGAATTTTGTCTTTGTTAAAATTTACCTgagataattttatttgataGTATTGTATTCATTCTTGAAGTCAAATAAAACAATATGATCAACATCGTTACTTATTAAAACTTCACATTTTATGAcatgattttcaaatttttaaacttaTAGACTTTATcgttataaaaattattaaattgatTAATATTTCTTGGTAACATGGTGTACCAAAATACCATCATTGAGTATTAGTTAGCGTGAAGAGAAACTAATAACAATTGTtgttattcaatatataatttattctattgaaaaataaattagtatTTTCTGAATTGATAAATACATTTTCTTCTAATTTCTTACATGTTATTTGACAACATTAACCATTAAAAAATAGCAAATGATCACACTATCCTACAATATGATGTACAAAATAATTTCTCATCTTAAAATTAATTCTGGTTAGtgagataaaatttaaatttaaatttataattgattaacaactcattatttttaaatttcaataacaaaaataaattggttAGGTGAAAAAATATTCAACAAATAATTtcaatcatttaaattttagttaccaaaaattagattaaaaattaattataaacttaataaacgataatatatattatattagtacgtaaataataatatctaatatattaactatttatttttttgacagGACTAATGTATAATCTATTGAGTATTAATTTattatccaaaatttttatcataaatgtaaatccaacactaatttATATAGAAAAGACTATTTGCTCTccaattttacaaattatttttaaaaagttgcccaaaataaaaaattataaataacataattaatttctctattttccaaAACAGCagtattaatatattaaaatattaattatttaatccaaatcatataGAAATCTCTATTATTTCACAACTtccaactttataatttaaatatagaaaataatctaataattatcaaattggataataatcataacttatttcaaattcaataaatcaaaacttgttttaattatctttaataagataatttctgaaattaaagcTACAGAAATAATGAATTTGAAATTAGCTCATGATAGCCCCTTTTCAAAGGTTTTGGGTCTTACACAAACgaatacagaaaatacacccaaatgaatgcagaaaatacacccaaataaaaacagaaaatacacccaaacgaatacataaaatacacccaaacgaatACAGAAAGTACACCTAAGATTTGTTGAAGTACAACTTACCACAATATCAGGGGGGAGACAGTATACTTCTTCTTGAAACCTTTTAATCTTTTACTGGTTAAGGATGAGGCACATGGCAGAGACAATCTAAAAATAAAAGCCCAAATCAATTTTACATAAATCGATATTGCAGTTATTTTTCATGATAAAATCATTATGTTATTATAATATTACCTCAGCTTTTATATGTGTATCATCTTGGAGAGATGCGAAGAGGAGTTTTGACAAAATGTATTTATCTTGGGCATTGAGTGTACACACGGCGTTATACTCATTAGTATTTCCATCTGCGTATGTTTTCACACGTGTAGCCCAGATGTAGCATTTCTCTTTCATTTCAGCACTCAATTCATTTGTCCTCGCAGGAGTTTCAAACTTTTCAAAACTTTGTTCACCATTTTGCTTATGAAGAGATGGAGTTTTACCTTCTGTTTTCACCCCACTGCCTGCAATTTTTTCCACCAGCTCCCCTAACTGTTCTATTAGTTTTGGCGTGTCAGGAGTTTTCGCCCTCTGCCCCTCTTGCGTTGCTGGACCCTCTTGCGTTGCCGCTTCTTCTTGGCTTGAATCCGTCAAGCCGAGACTGAATGATGGCATTGGACTTTGTTTAGGAATGTACGATGCTGTCCGAGCCATCATCATCAGTGCAGCAGCATCTTCTGGGTCTGGATTACTACATGATGAGATATAACATGCTATAAGAGTAAGAATAGATGAATgatattgaaaacaaaattttactTTACTGAACTTACACTTTAGATGGAGCTGGTGAAAGCGTGGGTATGCTTTGTTCAGTTTTTGCCGGCGGTTCTGGAGTGCTGCAGTGTTACAGAACAATTGTGAGGATATACACCCCAACAAGGACAATATA from Arachis stenosperma cultivar V10309 chromosome 9, arast.V10309.gnm1.PFL2, whole genome shotgun sequence encodes the following:
- the LOC130951993 gene encoding pectinesterase 3-like gives rise to the protein MDCVKMLKNKGYGKVEEENQSHYVEDQHKHYSKSLIATLSTVALFFLTLLFVLALVRHEPADSATESIRVACNVTRYPNSCFTSLTSFLSNTTTTKAMDPQAILSLSLRVSIHELSNLASSSSLSVDCRELVDDAVSRLNDSLSKVEAAPKGLTEAEMADARTWVSAALTDQQTCLDGLEEIGSSNASEVKTKIERCGEYTSNTLAILANFKILA